The Emys orbicularis isolate rEmyOrb1 chromosome 9, rEmyOrb1.hap1, whole genome shotgun sequence genomic sequence atgaatctgcacctaaaTGAATTGAACTCTTGTCTGTATGTACATTGATCTTTTAACCggactctctctcttttgttttttaataaattttagtttagttaatcaGAATTGGgtgtagcatgtatttgggtaagatctggaatattcactaacctgggaggtaatgtttccaatcctttgggattggtagaaccttttcttttatataatgaaataagatttacagacattttcatcatatttgacgtgggtacctgggTGGAGGCCtcaggctggatcactttaagggaactgtgttatttgaacttctgagtaaccagtaaggtaataaagaagctgttttatgctggcttggtaaatctaagtattggaatatccactagctttttggggtttggctgccccattctttgcagttcaccctaattgagtgaccatagctggccCCCATTGGGACCCCAgtcacaccttatttccagtgtgagAGAGTCTAATTTATGTCTTCTGTATCTCCTGTGAATATAAGTGAGTACTGCACAGGAAATCTATGGCCTTATTAAACATTATGTTCCTCTAGTAACACAGGCCAAGATGAAAGGTTTTCACTTGCAAATCCTAAACAAAGCCTAAAATTGATTGGGAATCCTTTCTCCCCCAATAATTCCTTCCTATAGTAGTACATTTTCACCTGTGTCgttgtttctgtttgttttcctAGTTTATTTCATTTCTATAGAATGTATAAATTATTGTGCAATATGGGTTACATTCTATCCATAGtttaactggtgtaaatccagagaaactCCATGGACTTCTGTAGAGCTACTTAAAATTTAACTTGTAAAacttgagaacagaatttgaaccagagaaAGATTATGGAAATTCTTACTGTTGATAGAAATGCTGATTGAAAACTAATTCTAGTAGATCTTAAAGCAGAGGTGGTCCACTGAAAAGCCAAATAAATCAATATTTGCTTAAACGTTACCTAAATAGTCCTTcagatctccctctctctctctctaagggaCATATTCAGTTATTTTGCTCTTACGTATGCATATCTTTATCAGGGTATATGTCTCATCATTAGTTCAATTTCCCCTGTACTTTATCCATCTGACGTTTAAATTATGTCACCTTATAATGGCATCTAGAGCCAAACCCTGTTTTGTATGTCTTATCACACATTCTATGTAGTAAGGAGCAATTAACTTATCAACTAGTAAATGCAAGAAATAAATACTTGTGAATAATTTAAGCAAGTCCTTTTTTTGCAGTATGTAAGCATCTGATTTAAAGAGACCTTCTGAAACATCTGATTCTGCCCCCTGATGGAGACATTATGCTGGATTAGATGAACCACTAATGTGATGTAGTGTGGCAAATCTTATGTTCCTACTAAGAGTTCTAGCACAGAGAAGAACTTTCCCAGAATCCATTTCCAAAATTCCATATGCTGCTATCACTGAGAGCTTTTGAGCTTTGCCTTCTGTTGTTTCCAATGTCTCTTAGTAGACCTTGTACTGGCCCTGTCTCACAACCTAGGGAAGAGCTGACTTGCTGCTCCCACTGTTtccaaaacaaagaagaaaagaagaaaaagaagaaacttATTTTACTGTATCATGCGCCTTTCATCTCAAAATGACCCCAAAATAGTGTTATGGAAATGCATCTGCCTCTGCAATCACTGGCATGCTGGACAATGGAAAGAGTTGCCCAGGGACAAGGGAACAAATTCCTACTTGGAAAAAAAATGCCACTGGATCTTTAATATCCGTACAGACAAGACCAGACCTTGTTTATTAAGGTCTCATCTAACAGCTCCCAATAGAACAAACAGTGTAGGAACAAATCCTGATCTCATTTATACTGGTGACAATCTGGAGTaattctactgaaatcagtggaatagCTCTAGATTACTCTGggggtaaatgagagcagaatttggctcctaaAATCATCTTCTCAACATTGGAAGTTTGTATTCTCAGTTTGTATTCATGATTCTACGTAGTGCTCATATGAACCCCAATCTGGTGATAACCACACTAAGCCATCCGTACTAGCACTGCTCACCCCTCAGCCTTTTTCAACCAATTTGATTTGTGCTGGAGCATTGAAGTACAAAGAGTTTGGAGACTAAAACACCTCAAGGAGAACAGAAGGAGGGGCCTCTCTGTGATCAGGTCTTGAGTCAATCAAAGGTTTCTGTATCAGCAGTGTTCAGATTGAGAAGATCTTCGGGGAGCCTAATGCAAAAAGAGCAACCATCCAGTATGTGGATAGCATCCTTCACAGCACCACAGAGGCACAGTGGGCTGTCCTAGGCATGGTTGGTCTTGGTGCAGCGAACCATGCCACACTGGAATTGGTTAAGCTGACTCCAGAGGGGGCATGGGAGTCCACAGCCAAGTAGCATTTTCATCCAGCCTGACGTAGGAGTTCCTGGTAGATTGTTCTGTTTCTTGTAACATGATCTCGTTTCATGGCCATGTTATACCGTGAGACAGCTACTCCATGGAGAATGTTTGAAACAGGAAATTGAATGGAGCCTTCCATATTGACCAGGCATCTGAATCACTGTTTTATTGATTCATGAGGTCTCTTCTATAAATGAACTTGTTCTTTTGTGCCTCAAgctattataattattttactCACCAGTTCTTGGATTTCCATATGCTGCCAATAAAAAACATAGTTTTCAGTGGTTATCTGCAGTTTCCAGCTATATACGTAAGCATGTTCATTTCTCTTAATTAAGGCAACAATAGGCATATTAGAAACATATGATTATCAGTTACCAGCCAGAATTCCAGACAGAGTGCTCAGTACTTGCCTGGCTCACAATATCTCATGGACAGCACTGTGTGGAAAAATCAGGAGATTGTTACTAGTATTTGCTCAATCAGGGGAATAGTTGGCTCAGGGGGTTAGCGCACTAACCTTTCACCTGCAGAGGTTCAACTCTCGATGGTTGGACAGATTTTGATAGCCTTACACACCCTGAAAGTACATTACTCCTCAAGCAGGCTCACTAAAGTCAACTTGAATaaagggatcagaatctggcctgaagTCAGATGTGAAAATGGGTTTTGTAGTTTCCTCCATTAACCACCTGCATCACTGGGAGAATGACTGTACTCAGTTCTACCGCCAATGTTGTTaatgattaaaaattaataattatgATGTGTAATGTTTATTTATTCcttgtattacagtagaacccAGAAACCCCATTCTTTGCTTAGTAGAAGCAAAGGCTGGAATAGCAGAGTTATATCTCAGTAATGAGTCATACTGGGGAAGCCCACACAGAGCCTGACACACCTTCTCACACCTGTGCTTATTGTCCCTCGCTTGTATAAACGTTACATTTAGCCACAAAGAAGATTTCTAACATCACAACTTTTGGCTTAAATAAACACTGTCAGGCTCGGCATATGTGAAACGtgacctgttttttgtttttgtaaacaaATGCTGTTCTTTATACACACTAGGGCAGATCCCCCAGTACAGTAAAGCTCCCTTACTACTCTTATGGTGAAAACAGCCCTAAAATTGACAGATTGTGCCACTTGAACATCCTCTGCCTAAGGAAATCTTTGGGTTATGCAATGACATGGTTAGTGGCCTTTATGTTACCTGCCCTTCTGGCTTCTGATGCAGgggactcagcagttgaaaaggTAGGCTGCCTGGGGCCCTTTGCAGTCAGCAGCAGCccatgtaaattagagcagccctgaggcacaAAACTACTATGagaagaaaacttgttcaaagTTTGAATGAAAAATACTTCAACGGTATTCTTTTGGGAAAAGTCACCTGTTTATAAACACAACTCAGAATCAGATGTCACCTTGGAGACTTGACTAGAATGGAATCCTTGACTTTCTACCAGTGCTGAGCATTAGTGTGAAACTCAGGAGAAGAGGGTCATATGTAGGGGCTAAGTGTGAAGGAAAAGGTCTGAAGTTTAGCATATGTATTAAAAGGCCCTGAGGTCTGTTTTTAACTGAGGCACTTGTTTGAGGGTCATTCACTTTGGTTTGTTCCACCACATTTTGCACATGGCCTAAACCCTATTTGTAAGCTGTGCAGCCTGTTGTGTGCTAGGTTTCCTGGAGTGGGAATTAAAAAACgctaaggaccaaattctgcactaTTACACCCAGGAAACACCGTTGGGTTCATTGACATTTTCATGGATGTAGTTCAGAGGATAGAGCCAGATtcaaagaccattgaagtcaaagggagtctttccatttcctTCAATGGACTATCGATCTGGCCCACAGTTTGGCTCCACCACTCAGTATTTAACTGAAGAGACTAGCAGCTTTACTGAGGTCTGTATAGAAAGTCCCAGATATCCGGTGTGAGCATGAACTGGGTGTTCTGTAAAACCAGGTTGGATTATTTGGGGGCTCCTTACTATGATTGTCCCGAACTCCTGCTAAGGGGCGTGGAGGGGACATATTACATATCTCTTTTTGTAATGGGAAAGGTTCTCATAATACACATAGTCATATCAACTTCAGAATTATAACTATGCACAAATGATATCTCAGCACGAAGGCTGTGATCCTCCAACTTGTGCAGATACACACCTGTGCCTGCCTGGAGCCCACACAAAGTCAACAAGGCTCTTCATGAGCTCAGGGATCTGCCTGCCACAATTTTGCTTGCAGGATTAGGATCTAATGCCTATTTCTGTTTAAAGGGCTCAACCTTACTGTATTCACTCAGACAAACCTCTAACTGATTTTAAATGtaagttttgcctaagtaaacAGTGTGATGTCGGACTCTAAGAAATCCTCCTttaagacaacaacaaaaatcaaaaacacaaaaaaggagGACATTCAATAACTCTTTTCTAAATGCCCCCATTACGCCAGGATGCTAATGGCAAAAAATACCTATGTAAATTCTGATTCTGATTGTGCACTAATTCTTAGGAGAGTTCAAAATAAGAAATGCTTATTAGCTTGACCATCCTAAGCCATTTACTGGGGGGGATTCCTGACTGCAGCTGGCTACAACCATCACAAACCGATTAATGACATGTTTTCTTTTCAGTGACCACTAAGAATTATTTTCCAATGTGGGCATGGACAGTGTGTTACAAAATTGACCATCCAGAACCGAACAAGCTATTTTCCAATAATTGGACTCCACATAACTGATGGTCTAGTCTGCGCTGGTAGAACATTAACAGAGGCTATTGGTCGTCATGGTAAAAACAAAGGTTGGTCTGACTGTAATCTCATTTATGGGGGGTTCAGAAAATTGACATCATGGCAGTGAGAGCTTATAAGTAACTGGAGCACTGGCTTACTAACAGACTGCAGCCTCTCCGAAGGAAACATTCTATAGGCTGAATTCCCCAAGGGcaaaacagaattggattttgTAAATTATGCTGAGACACTCCTGTTTAAAACACTGACAAGAATAAGgggttttcatttttctttagttttgtttgtaattttgttTAGAAAGCATGTGCTCCGGTGGTTGTGCCAAGTGCCTGGGAATCACCCTCATTCCTCTGGCGGTGCTATGTACTCTAGCTAACATTTTGCTGTTTTTCCCCGGAGGAGAAGTCATGAGCAATAAGGAACACATCACAGATGAAGTTTGGTACTTTGGAGGGATGTTGGGATCCGGTGTATTGGTGAGTAGACAAATCCTgaaattttcacttttattttctaAAGTAAAAGGTTGGGTTTTACTGTAATTCCCCTGCACTTCAAATACAGTACAACCAACATTGCAAATGATTCTTGATTGTGCACTTTGTTTAATAAGTAAATAGGCAATTTAAAACTTGTTTTGATTTAGTAATTAAAAATTCAATGTAGTGATAAGAAAAATAAGACACTGGACTAATAGATTAAAACATAAGGTTAACTCAGAATGGTCCAACCTAATCGAACTGTATTTTTTATTGTTGGTAGATGATCTTTCCTGCCTTGGTATTTTTGGGCCTTAAGAATAATGATTGTTGTGGATGCTGTGGTAATGAAAGCTGTGGAAAGAGGTTTGCGGTAAGTGGAAAAGAAGGATGtggccaaaacaaaaaacaaaaaaacagccaaatggtGACAAACAATGACATTTATATCATGTCTGTCCATATATATTTATGATGTTCTAAAATGTGACTATGTAGTGCATGTGTTTGTTGTCCATAGCACAAAGTGAAAAATCCTGGTATCCTTTTGTGCCCTAAGCCAAGGATTATTGATGTGCCAAGATGTTGTTGTACTAGGACCCCTTGATAGTACCAAGACCACATTTATCATGCTGCCTTGTTGGCATGCCAATGCAATACAGCTGACATGGCTTGTTAAAAGTGGGTACCAATAAAATAAATTTCCGAAAGACCCGCATTTTGCTTTTCTCAGATGAGGGGacagttattttttttcttttatgacaGATGTCTTTTGCTCCATTACAGTCACCGTATAGCTTTACTGTGGACCCTACACAATATGTAATGTGGATCTTCTGAAAAATATTATAGCCATTTCCATAGTACAATTATTTCTTCCTTTTAGCAAATCCACAGCACACCATAAGAAAGCCCCTCACCACCCAACAATATTAAGCAAAGGGCTGAAAAGGGTGGTGGTATGGAACGTATGATAGCAAAATAATAGGTTAAAGTAACAGTCTGTTGaaagcagtgttgttgtagtcgtgttggtcccacgatattagaaagacaaggtgggtgaagttatATCTgttactggaccaaattctgttggcgagagagacaagcttttgagctacacagagctcttcttcgggtctcaGAGAAGAAGAAGAGTacaagaagaagagctctgtgtaagctcaaaagcttgcctctctcaccaacagaagttggtccaataaaagatataacctcacccaccttgtctctcagcgTGTTGAAAGGCAGCTGACAGGAAGCAGGTGGGGCATATAGAGTGGTTGCTTCGAAATAAGATCCAGCATAAATTGTGCACCTCAAATTGAAGTTTAAAAGTCGACTCAGTATCAGTGCCAATTATAGGGCACGATACAGAAGCACTCTGCAGTACTGCATTTTGTTTGGTAAGAGTTCTCCAAACTTTTAAGTATTATGACTTTTAAGGTGGGGGGAAAATTGTATTTCAAATGGAGGCAGGTCCAAACAACCCCCCTTCACCTCCCCCAGTCTGAAAATCCCTACACTGCACCACCACCACATTTTGGGGAGCTGAGATGCAGAGTCCAGTTCAAACTTTTTCTATCATGGGCTAAATTAAAAATATGGATCCAAACACCCTGAAGACATAGAGGAATTTTGGCTCTAGAGCCAAATGTGGAGCTGAACTTTTTGGCTTAGGCTCATTTCTAATTTCAAATGCCACTTCCTCCATCTTACACAGTGGAGGGGTGGAGCAGCTAGCACAGGAGATGACGTAGCTGCCTCCATCTACTCTATGCCTGTGGAGACCACTTCTACTTAGGGATAGCAGACTTAGCGGGCTGGAGAATTTGGTCCAGAATCTTTGTAGAAGAATGCACTTCTCATACTCAGTAGACtagaatgggccagattctgatctcagtggcctggtgtaaatccagaataactccaccaAAGTAACAATTACTCCAGAACTGAACACCTTCCACtagtgcattaagtgatgtgactacGCATCTctcacatgttgtttgttctttCATCCTCTCTCCAGGGCCCTGATACTGCATCAAGAATCACTAGCACAATTCCCTCACGGCTGTGCAAAGTCCTGTTGATTTAACTAGGGCTCTGCATAGGTGCAGTGGGCTGCAGTAGTGGATCCCAGTGTAGGTTTAGAGTCCAAGTCAAACTTTTCTTCTTTATTGCTAAATTAACGCTGGAGGGAGTTAATTAAGCTTAGAAGCCACACATTCCATCCCATGACATCTCGCTGCCAATTTTCTGTCACAACAATTTATCATCCCAAATCAGTTCAGCTGTTGGAGAGCTTTTATATCTACCTCATATTTTGAACTGTTAAATACATTTAATGCTTTGTGGATAGATTCTACCATCATTTCACCTAGGCAACTCAGTTGAATTTAGCTGGATTGTAtacctgagaacagaatttgtcctTTCATGTTAATTTGAACACCAGGCTTATGTTATGGAATTAATATTGTCTTGGAATGATTTAAAGATTTGATTATGTGAAAGTAACAAAATGTTTTCGAAGTGCAAGCAAAGGCTTTGGTtcctcagtgattttttttttaaataatcatgaAGAATGCCAGAATAACATTCTTGGAAAACAAAGTCTTCATTTAGCCACAGAATAgatgcagcatgagtagtagaaGTAGTCCCACCTACGTCCTTCAACTCTGGTCTAAAAGGGCCTTAACCTTTTGGTGTAATATTATAGTCCATACctcatgtccactcagtcctttgCCTCTCGACTGGAAGTGCCATCTCTGCATTAGTGCCAGCTGTGACGTTGGTTATGATGAGCACAAACACACAATAGGAAGTAAAGAAtgtgaaaagggaggggaaaTTTACTGAGGCAGAATATAATTAACCAGACCAAAATTTGATCAGGACACCAAAATTAACAATTCTGCTCTTGCGAAATGTGCCATGGCATCTTCACAAACGGTTGGGACTTCAATTTTGGCCATGATCTCATCTGACAGAACATTCAGTGTGGCACAGTGCCCCCGGACACCAGACAGGGTTAGTACTGATTGAGGGAAGAGTGCCATATACTGAATCACCATTACCACTTCCTGTAGTATCAAGGTGTTCCTTTGAGGTCTCCTATGCAAATACTACTCCAGTCTGACTTGGTTTAAGCTTCTAAGGACCAATGGGAATTGCAGCACAAAGTGCAATGCCTGCAGACATGCAATGTACATTAGAGTCTAGTTACATAATGCATTTATCTTAACTGTTCAGAAGTTAGGGTTGAGACTGTACTACACATTCACTTAAGCAGGATACATTTAATTGTTTGTAAGAGGTCAAAAATAACTTCATCTTTTTCTGTCTCTATCAGATGTTTACTTCTATAATATTTGCAGCAGTTGGACTTCTGGGAGCCGGATACTGCTTTGTTGTGTCAGCAGTTGCTCTAAATAGAGGCCCTAAGTGTAACAATGGCAGTAATTGGAACTATCCATTTGAGAATGGGTAAGATATTGCACTGCATCATGCATGGGTTAGCTAGAAAAGATGTGATATATTCACTCACTGAAGCAGTACTGCGATAAGGAAGTTTGTGATGTAATTTCTAGCTTTAATTTTGTTGTGTAAATAGGAAATCGCACACAATCACATTACTGAGACTGCAATGTGGCTGCCTGTTGGATGAAGTATTGCCGTATACTGTGACAGTACATGGCTACACAATATTCTAGAATAAGAATACTATCCCCAGCTGAAACTAGAGGTTTCAAAGAGCCCCAATTAAGATAAATTTACCACTTGTCAGTTTATTCCTTAGATTTTTAAAGCAGTATGGGTGGCTAGACTATAATCATATGATTAAGAGTGTTTTTAGTGGGAATCTCAGATCTGAAACTGAGGCTGTTAATATTTAAGAGTTAGTCTTTATGTAATTTTATTTTGGTTATGAAAATTGGAGGGTGTTGTCCACACTATGCAGCTGAAACTTCTTTGGTATCATGCATATGTGTCACTTGTTCATATCCCTGGATTCCTTAAGTCAGcaaagttcaaactggaaataagatgcccattttaaccattggaacagatcgccaagggatgtggtaaattctcTGTTACTTGGAATCTTTAAACCAAGGTCAGAGTGCTCTCTGAATGATGTGTTGTAGTTCAGCTGAAGGGTGTTGGTCAAGGTGAAGGAACCACTGAATGAaatctagggcctgtgttatgcaggaggtcagattagatcatcATAAacatcccttctggtcttaataCTGTTACTCTCTGAATTAACAGAGCATTAGGCGTATCCAAAGgcaatgttaaaaaaacaaacccaaactgggttttgaaataaCCTTCACATTTTCATTGAAATTGGCAAAGTCCAGAAAATGGCAATGAGGTCTGTCATTCCATCCTTATTTCATTGTACTGTGCCTCAGGACTGGCTTTTAGAACAGCCAGGGACGTGTTTGTGCTGCTGTGTTATGTAGGCACGAGATAAAATACAGGTGACTTGTCAGCATTTGATGGTTTGTTAGAAACGTTATTTCCCTTTTCTCATTGTAGTagaatttcctttgttttgttttaataacagTGTAAAACCATAAcaattaagaaaaatatttgggtctgaaaatttaccattgtTTCCATgtttgcaactcccattgaaggtcATTTAACATTTTgtagcactgaagtcaatgagagttgcatCCTCTAATCCAAGGTCAGACGTTGGTGCTTAAAGCGTTgaaatctatctaatctatccctGAGATGAAATGAGAGCAATCGATATACACTAAGGATGAATTTAGCTCCCCGTGTTCTAAATGCAACCCTATGATTAATGATACgattctgtcatggaggtcacggattctgtgactttctgggacctccgtgacttcttctAGGGCAGGACTGTGGAGTAGTtgtcagccccagggctgccagagcaggggccagccctggagcagcggCCACCAGAACAGCTGGCCAGTGGCCAGCCCTCAGGCCACAGAGCAATGGTCACCGGAACAGCAGGCTTGGTCAGCCCTGGTGCCACCAAAGCAGTGGCCATCATGGCCCACCCCAGGTCCACCAGAACAGCAGCTGCCGGAATAGCTGACCAGCCCCAGGGCCACCGAACAGCTGACTGGTGGCCCACTGCCATGGTTCCCGGTCCGCTGGAGCAGTGGTTGGGGCTGGATTAGCCCATcttgggctgcagcagcagcggtCAGCCCCTGACACAGGAGCAGTggcggggctggaggagctgtaaGCCCCGGCAATGCTCTGTTTGTCCCCCCATCccaggatatttttagtaaaagttatggacagTTTGTGGGCTTCcaggaatttttgtttattgctcacTGTGACAGGGTCCCCCAGGGTGctacttggaactggggtaccactgggccctctaacccaccagcctgggctccctatcacactgtgacaagctgcaaagccctccaagcttgcactttcaccagcattcacccaggtagggacacaccagctgcagtcacatgcaggctctctaaccgccagcctcccagcctaggaccccagagcagtaccgtcctgccctggtcaaatctagccagtatatgggtttaatacacggtccacctctccctcaatgtgaagagaaccatgcacacttgtggtaaccaagctgagattttccccagaaacCTTAGTCCAATGCACaatggtttggattaaaacataaaataagtttattaactacaaaagatagatttttaagtgattataagcgatagcaaacagatcaaagcagattacctagtaaataaacaaaaacgcaaactgagcttaacatactagataggtaggatatgaattagcaaattctcaccctgagtgataaacaggctagcagattcttaaggcacaagctacgttagctttgcagcttgggtttcccaggtttaCATACACAGCCGCACATTCcatcccagttca encodes the following:
- the TM4SF4 gene encoding transmembrane 4 L6 family member 4 produces the protein MCSGGCAKCLGITLIPLAVLCTLANILLFFPGGEVMSNKEHITDEVWYFGGMLGSGVLMIFPALVFLGLKNNDCCGCCGNESCGKRFAMFTSIIFAAVGLLGAGYCFVVSAVALNRGPKCNNGSNWNYPFENGNYLSNDTMWALCKSPEHIIPWNLTLFSLLLIMSGIQVVLCAIQVVNGLIGTICGDCTCCGCCGGNGAI